A single genomic interval of Novosphingobium ginsenosidimutans harbors:
- the arfB gene encoding alternative ribosome rescue aminoacyl-tRNA hydrolase ArfB — MADLLDRALALVSESFIAAAGPGGQNVNKVATAVQLRLDVYALRLEPEVFHRFKQLAGSRMTAKGELVLTARRFRTQEANRTDARKRLAELLDEAQKLPEKRAKSRLNRVGKTERLASKKRRGAVKVGRGKVSFD; from the coding sequence ATGGCTGACCTGCTCGACCGGGCCCTGGCGCTGGTCAGCGAGAGCTTCATCGCCGCCGCCGGGCCAGGCGGGCAGAATGTCAACAAGGTGGCAACTGCGGTGCAGCTGCGGCTCGATGTTTATGCCCTGCGGCTCGAGCCCGAGGTGTTCCACCGCTTCAAGCAGCTCGCCGGATCGCGGATGACCGCCAAGGGTGAACTGGTGCTGACAGCGCGGCGCTTTCGCACCCAGGAAGCCAACCGCACCGACGCGCGCAAGCGGCTGGCTGAATTGCTGGATGAAGCGCAAAAGCTGCCCGAAAAGCGCGCCAAGAGCCGGCTCAACCGGGTCGGCAAGACCGAGCGCCTGGCCAGCAAGAAGCGGCGCGGCGCAGTCAAGGTCGGGCGCGGCAAGGTCTCGTTCGACTGA